A window of Bradyrhizobium sp. AZCC 1719 genomic DNA:
CCAAGGAGGACGGCCGCGGCACCTACCGCTTCTTCGAGACCGGGATGGACGCCCGCGCGCAGGCAAGGCGGCTCTTGGAGCTCGACTTGCGCGCCGCGCTGCAGCGCGGAGAATTCGAAGTCTATTACCAGCCGATCCGCGACGTCGCCAAAGATGTCGTCGTCGGTTTCGAAGCGCTGGTGCGGTGGAATCATGCGCTCCGCGGCATGATCTCTCCGGCCAACTTCATTCCGCTGGCGGAGGAAACCGGCCTGATCGTGCCGATCGGCGACTGGGTGTTGCGCCGAGCCTGCCTCGACGCGGCCCAGTGGTCGCAGGATGTCGGCGTCGCCGTCAATCTGTCGCCGGTGCAGTTCAAGAATCCCAATCTGGTATCGACGGTGACGGAGGCGCTGAAAGACTCGGGCCTTCCGGCGCACCGGCTCGAGCTCGAGATCACCGAATCGGTGTTACTGCAAAGCAGCGAGGCCACGCTCTCGGCTCTGCACGAGCTTCGCGCCCTTGGCGTCCGGATTTCGCTCGACGACTTCGGAACCGGATATTCGTCCCTCAGTTACCTGCGCAGCTTCCCGTTCGACAAGATCAAGATCGATCGCTCGTTCATCACCGAACTGGCGACACGCGATGATTCGATGGCGATCGTCCGCGCCGTGACCGGCCTGGGCAAGAGCCTGGGTATCATCACCACGGCTGAAGGCGTCGAGACCGACGCGCAGTTCGAGCTCTTGCGCCAGGAGGGCTGCACGCAGGCGCAAGGCTATCTGTTCAGCCCGCCGCGTCCCGCTGCCGAGGTGGAGACGATGCTGTCGAAGCCACGGGCGCGGGTCGTCGCTTAGTTTCTCTCTTTAAGCCTCGCGCAACGCGAAATGCGCGCCGCAGAATGCCATCACGGCGCCGAGGCATAAGGCCGCAAGGCCGGCGAGCACGCCCGACACCGTCGGGACCGGGCTCGGCGACGAGGCGGCCTGTCCGGCGCCGGCAAGGATCAGCACGCCGACCGCGATCAGGAACTGTCGCATCCGCTGCGGAATTTGGCCCGAGGCCGCGCTGTGCATCAGGTTGGCGGTAAAATAGCCGCCGGAAAAGCCCACGGTCGCGATCAGCCACCACGCGATTGCCGCGCCCGCGGGCATGAATTCGCTTGTGTCTGTTCGCCACAGGCCGCCGAGATCGAGCCCGTAACGTGCGCCCAACATGTGCACGGCCAGCGCCAGCAGCACTCCGGAAACAATCGCGCCGGCCAGGATCAGGCGACGCGGAAAATAAGTCGTATCGGCCATGGCCCGCTTGTAAGGTAAAGCCAGCTCGCCGCGCAAGCAGGCCGCGTTCAACTCACAACGGGATTTTTGGATTGTCCACCGCACGACCGGAACAGACAGCGACAGCAGGCGAGAGCACGCTCGGGACCCGCTACGCCTACAAGGCATCGCTGATCGGATCAGCGCATGAATTTGAACTGACGGAACAAGGCCTGTCGTGGGAGGCGAGGGGAAAATCCGGGATGTGGCCCTATGCCGATATCGCCGCCGTGCGCCTGTCCTATCGGCCGATGTCGATGCAGTCGCGCCGCTTCCGCGCCGATATCGAGCACAAGAGCGGCCAGAGCATTTCGGTTTTTTCGACGACTTGGCAGACGGTTGCGCTGATGGCGCCGCAGGACCGCGACTACCGCGCCTTCATCGAACTGTTGCACGCGCGCCTGAAGGCCGCAGGCGGCAGGGTCGCGCTGGTCGGCGGCATCGGGCCGATGACCTATGCCGGCGGCTGTCTGCTGCTGGCGCTGGTTGCGATCGCGATCGCAGGATTGCTCGCGCGCGCAGTCGCTACGGGTGAATTCGCCGGCGCCTTGTTCCTGGTCGGGTTCGCCGCCCTGTTCGGATGGCAGATGGGCGGCTTCATCCGGCGCAACAAGCCGCGGCTGTACACGTTCGATGAGCTGCCCGAGACGTTGCTGCCGCCGGCGCCTCGCAATCCGGCGAAATGAAATGTGACTTCGCCCGACGCAGGACGCGCGGCATCATGATCGGATCGTTTTCGTTATCAGACGAACTGCCGTGACGGATCGAAACAGGCGATCGCCAACCGAGGCCGAAATTGCCGCGATCAACACGCGGCATCTGATCGAGACGCCGTTACGGCCGGCCGACCTGCTGTTCGTATTCGGAACGCGCGAGGATGTCGAGGAGCGCGTCGATGAAGCCTGCAGGCTGTGGCGCGACGGATATTTTCGCTGGGCGATCGTGAGCGGCGGGCGTGACGCCGGGATCGGATCTGTCGGAATGCGAGGTCATTGCGGGTGCCATGATCGCGCGGGGCGTTCCGGCCGACATCATCCTGAGAGAGGAGCGCGCGATGAACACCGGCGAAAACGTGATCCTTTCGCTGCCGATCATCGACGCTGCCCTCGGCCTCGCCAACATCCGCAGCGTGATCTGTCTCGGCAATACTTGGACCGCGCGCCGCTATCCGATGACGCTGCACCGACACTGGCCGGAAGTGGAGAAGATGCTGGTCATGGTCGACAGCTTCACAACGCCGCGGGCGCTCTGGCACACCGACGCCGAATTCAGCCGCCGCATGCTCCGCGAATGGGACAAGATCGAGCCGTACAAGGCGAGGGGCTTCATCGCGGAATGGCCGGCAAGCCGGGCAGGCGACCGATAGTTCTACTCGGTCGTATCGACGTCTTCTTTCGCAGTCAGCATTCCCGACAACGTGCGTAGCGCCAGATCGAGCTGTTCGGTGCTGGGGGCGCCGAGCGCCAGGCGGACAGCGTTGGGGGCGTGTCCCGGACTTACGGCGAAGGTGGTCGAAGGGGTCAACGCGATGTCGCGTCGGGCCGCGGCCGCGACGAATGTCTGCGAGCGCCAATGCTGGGGCAGGGTCAGCCAGAGATGGTAGGATTTGACGTTGGCCTGAACATCGAATCCGGCGAGGTATTTGGCCGCCATCTGCTGACGTCGTGCCGCATCGATCCGTTTCAGGCGTGACAGCTCGCTAACGGTGCCATCTGCCATCAGCCGCTGTCCGGCGGCAAACGCAAATCCCGAAGCCGTCCACCCACCCGATCGAACCGCGGACATGACGCGTTCGCGCAGCCGCGGCGGCGAAACGATGAAGCCGAGGGCAAGGCCGGGCGCCACCTTCTTCGACAGGCTGTCGAGCGTGATGCAGCTATCCGGCGCGAGCGCGGCCATCGGAGTTTCTTCGTCAAGAAAGCCGTAGACCGTATCCTCGATGACGGTGAGGCCGAGCTTCTCGACCACGCGCAGCAAATCGGCCCGACGCGCCGCTGGCATGGTCATGCCGAGCGGATTTTGAATCGTCGGCTGAACGTACAGCGCCGACAAATGCGCTTCGCGGTGAGCCTTCTGCACCGCGTCGGGGCGAACGCCGTACTCATCCATCGCAAGCGGCACCAGCGTCACGCCAAGCCGGACGGCGATGTCCTTGATGAACGGATAAGTCAGCGCCTCGACGCCGCAGCGGCCGCCGCTCGGCACCACCGCCGCTAGCGCCGCGGCGATGCATTGCCGCCCGTTCGCGGTGAAGACGAGTTGGTCGGGGGCAGGAGACCAGTCCTCGCGAGAGAGAAACTCGGCGGAAATGGTCCGTGCGGCAAGAGTGCCTGCCGTGGTCGAGTGCCGCAACGCGAGGTCGAGCACCTCGGGGCGTTCCAGCCCTGCAAGGCTTCTCGCGATCATCGCCGATTGTGTCGGCAGTATCGGATAGTTCACTTCCAGATCGATGCGCGCGCCGCGCGGTTCTGCCGGCATGGCGATGCCGCGGCGCGTCTCGCCAGACACGAACGTGCCGCGCCCGACTTCGCCGACCACCAGGCCGCGGCGCAACAACTCGGTATAGACGCGGCTCGCGGTCGAGACCGCGATCTTGCGCTGATAGGCGAAACTGCGTTGCGGCGGCAGGCGATCGCCGGGCTTGAGCGCGCCATTGGCGATCTCGGCGGCGACGGTATCGGCAAGCTTTAAGTACTCGAACTTCGACATTATTGCACCGAGAGCAATGTTTTCCTTGCACCGAGAAATGTATCGGATCATTTTGAACCCATCAAGCCCGTGATTGCACTGAGAGGGGTGCAAGCAATCAGAACTCAATAGGTGCAAGCGCTTAGGCGGCGTTTGCGCCGGCGGCAGCGCTTTGCCGCTCGCAAGCAAGGAGAAAGGCGATGACGACGATATCCCAGACGGCAGGTCAGCCTGCTTCCCGAAACGTGCGGACCGGATTTTTCGGCCTGCTCGGACGCTGGGTGAACGGCATCGTCACCTATTTTGCGCACCGCGAAGCGGTCAAAACGCTGAGCGAACTGGACGATCGCGCGCTCCGCGACATCGGCGTCGAGCGCAGCCAGATCGAGGTGGCCGTGCGCGGCATGATCGATCCGATGTACGGACGGATGATGTGAGGCGTCTGAATTAATCGCCAGTAGATCAAACGGCCCGGTCGATCGATCGGGCCGCTTTTTTGTCGGTCACATGCCGCGCCACGCTCGATCACGTAGCGTGGCTAAAATATCCCACCACCCAGAATAGAATGGAAGCGAACAGACGTCTCATAGGTTCGTAGGACGCAGATTTCGCGCGCGATCGGTACGCAAACGATCAGCGCGGAATCAAACGAATCTGGAGATGAAGATGAGATTGTTAGCCCAACGTCATTCTTTGCTGCTGCAGGCGACCGCGCTAGCGCCGTTGATTGCGCTGGTCGCTCCGATCGGCCGCGCAGAGGCGGCATGCGACGCGGCGTCGCCGGTCAACAACACCGTCATCACCTGCACGGGGGCCACGGTCGATGCCAACGGGACCACCGGCTTCGGCAGCAGTTCGGATACCGGCAACACATACAATATCGTCCCGGGCGCTTCGGTGACGGGAAGGCGCGAGGGCCTCGCCTTTAGCCGCGGAACCGTGAACAATTCGGGCACCATCTCGGCCGGGGGCGTCGCAGTCCTCGGCAACGACGATACCGTCGTCAACAATTCGGGCACCATCTCGGCGAATGACTTCAACGGCAGGGGCGTCACGGGCTCTTCCTTCCACGTCACCAACTCCGGAAGGATCGAGGCGAACGGCTTGGAAGGCACGGCCATCAGGGGCGGCGGCGTCAACGACCTAACTAACACCGGCACCATCTCGGCGAACGGCGTGAGCGGCGTTGCCGTTCTGTCCAACGATGTCCTCAATGCGAACAACTCTGGAAACATTACCGCAAGCGGCGCGAATGGCGCGGCGGTCATTTCCGATGGGGTGAACATGTTCAATTCCGGCTTCATCGGCGGGACCAAAATTGGCATCAGGGGGGACGTTTTTGCCAATGTCACAAACACCAGCGGCGGCTCCATTGTCGCGGCTGGTCCAAACGGCATCGCCATCATCGGCAACAGCGCCGTGACAGACAACGCTGGTCAAATTTCGGCCGCTGACGCGACAGGCATCGCCATCAAAGCCCTTAGGGTCGATTTGATAAACCGAGGCACCGGGACCATCTCGGGCGGATTCGCTGGCATCGAAGCCACAACGCTT
This region includes:
- a CDS encoding aminotransferase-like domain-containing protein; translated protein: MSKFEYLKLADTVAAEIANGALKPGDRLPPQRSFAYQRKIAVSTASRVYTELLRRGLVVGEVGRGTFVSGETRRGIAMPAEPRGARIDLEVNYPILPTQSAMIARSLAGLERPEVLDLALRHSTTAGTLAARTISAEFLSREDWSPAPDQLVFTANGRQCIAAALAAVVPSGGRCGVEALTYPFIKDIAVRLGVTLVPLAMDEYGVRPDAVQKAHREAHLSALYVQPTIQNPLGMTMPAARRADLLRVVEKLGLTVIEDTVYGFLDEETPMAALAPDSCITLDSLSKKVAPGLALGFIVSPPRLRERVMSAVRSGGWTASGFAFAAGQRLMADGTVSELSRLKRIDAARRQQMAAKYLAGFDVQANVKSYHLWLTLPQHWRSQTFVAAAARRDIALTPSTTFAVSPGHAPNAVRLALGAPSTEQLDLALRTLSGMLTAKEDVDTTE
- a CDS encoding DUF1127 domain-containing protein — translated: MTTISQTAGQPASRNVRTGFFGLLGRWVNGIVTYFAHREAVKTLSELDDRALRDIGVERSQIEVAVRGMIDPMYGRMM